CTGATGACACTGTTGGACTGATTTCAGAAAACTTTGAATTGGTAAGCAATCCAGAAGTGGCTAGTGCTGTATGGTCGAGAACAATAACTTCATTAGCACCTCATTAAAGTCAGTAACCAACCAACAGCATTCACTTCAGCATTCACCCTGCTATTTCTATCTGCAATTGACACCAGTGACCgagttccactggcagccataCACGCCCATGctataacacttcctccaccatatttgacagatgatgtggtacgCTTTGGTTCATGAGCcattcctttccttctccatactcttcccATTTTtttctggcctttctgttcttgagtgttacccGTGCTTTgaatcttgaggtaaaccattcgtatttacattcatgaagatGTCTCTTGATTGTACACTTTTACAATGGTATGCCTACCTCCTTGAAAGTGTTCTTGACGGCAAGATGTTGTGAAGGGATTTTTCCAAAGAATTCTTTATTTGTCTTCTGTGATCTTCCaagccttttggtgttgctgagctcgccagtgcattccttctttttaagaatatACCAGATtattgatttggccactcctacagtttctgctatctctctgataggtctgttttgtattttcagCCTACTGATGGCCTCCTTCATTTTCATCAACTCCTCTTTGGACTGCATATTGAGAgtttcccatgaacagctaccaaatgcaaattcaatgcTTGGAATCAACCgaagaccttttatctccttaatttgtcatgaaatactgaggaaacaggccacacctgtccatgaaaCTGCCTATCAATCAACTGTTCAATTAtgtttgagcctgtgaaaatggagggactgtaatttctaaacggttaatgcaatatttttgttaaacgccttgaattaaagatgaaagtctacacttcagtcacatcttgattgcgtcatgtcaaatccattgtggtggtgtacagaggcataAAGACAttgtcgctgtccaaatacttatggacctgactgtacatCTACATGCTAGCTATAAACGGTATGCAGGAGCTTTTTGTATGACATGAACAGGAGTTTATGAAGAAAACAGGAGTGTTATGAGCGCATATTTCAATAAGCCTTTTATGTGGTCTCTTTTTGACAGAAAGTACTGTTATTTACCTGTCCTGGATAGGTCCATTTGAATTTAACATCCATCTCAGGTTCACCCAGAACAGTGCAGGTGATGTTAAAGATGTCCCCTCCACTCACTTCATTTGAGGAGGCCTGAATAGTTGCATATGGAGGACCACTAGGTActagagtgaaaaagagaaaagaacatACACAACGTCCTCATCCCTTTATTTTAAACCAtattcactgattcactgaatttcacatttcaggtTTGTTGGTATCATCTTTCTGACCTTCAACATAAAGCAGCTGGTACTTAGTGGAGACCTGTGGGGTGTTTTTTGTAGGGCTCCTAGCCTTGCAGTAAAAGGCCCCCATGTGCTCATGGCTGGGGTTCTGCAGGATAAAACCTTTGGTGGGGTTATAGGAGATAAGATTCCCATCAGCCAGTATCTCCTCTGGAGGCATTTCCCTGTGTAGGGACACTGTGGTCTTAGGGGTCGTGACTCGGCAGGGCACTGTTGCAGGTTTATCAGGCCGCAGGAACACAATCTCAAAGTGGATGGGTGATGGGATAAATAGCTCATCTTTGTCTTAGCAgtgagaaaaatacatttgcatGATCTCATTAAGCCTCAAAATAGCATTGACTGTTAGAGGCAcattaacaaaaacaataaatcatGAACTCCTCACCCCCCCGGTACTGTAAGATCTGTTGTACCTGTAAAGTATATGtaggtggtggaggtgtgatctGGGTCCTTCTCACACTCATCACCATCACAGAGTATCACCCAGCAGCTGTATTCTCCCGTATCAGCAGCAGAGGGTGATGTCAGGGTCAACTGACTAAACTTCTCATTCTGGGTAATGctaacacaaaaacaagaccAATCTTTCAGCATCAAAAACAAAAGAGTGGCATATTCAAACTGTTACTTTATTGGAGAATCTAAATTTCCAATGTGATCTCAAGATTTcatcctcatatcatctcagggagtttttccttgccactatCACCTGTTCATTAGCTATCTAAATCTACAGTATATCCAGCTTTCTGTAAAGCCACTTTGTGGCAGTGTTTCCTGTTGTGCGTTTCTAAATTGAATGACATTTTCTAGGTTGAAATTTCAAGATTTCTAAGAGCTTTAATTTAACAAACATTTGGTGTGTTTCTTTATTGGCTCCCACTAAACTAAGGTTCTGCTCATATTCATAACATGTAGAACAATATGGTCACAAGATGGACCAAAATCTAAAACTTGAGAATGGGTTGAGAATGAAGTAAAATAATTGAAGTACCTGAGACGGGAATCATTAAAAGTGTCCAAGTAAGACGGGTATGCCCAGCCGATCTTGGTCCCTTTGCACCTTAGTTCCAATGTTTTTCCAGGACTCAAGATTATATGGTCACCGAGACGAAGGAAGCGGCCTTTGTCCAGAACCTGAGTGAGAATGGACTGAACTTTTCCACCTACTTCTTTGTCTTTTACTTTGGGGTTACGTCCCTTGACCCGCTTTCGCCCTGGTCTGAAACTGGCATCTTTCTTACCCTTGGTCTGTTGACTCACACCTGGGTGGGTTAGCATGAGAATGAAGTGCCATGTCAAACCATTATCAGAAATGCTGAATGTTTGCTTGGAAATGAGGAGGAATGAAGACAACATGGCAAGTATGTAGACATGGAAGTTTTGTCAAATTTGagagaaatattttaaagacAGGAATAATTTAGCAGTTTTTTGAGTAATGTGTATCTGATTTTTGCTATGGTCCAGTTAGAGCCAGAGAGTTGCGAACAAGAAGAGCGCTTGAGGAACAGTGCAGCATCTGGAAATCTACTCCATTTTGCATTACAACTCCACAGCTGTACAAATAGAATTGCAGGAAATTTGGTTTTTCTTGTTATGGCACTGCCCAGACGCCACAAGTCTTGCAAGTTGAGGTAGAAATCAAAACAACATGCATATGTTTTTGCATTACACTGTGCCAAGCGGAGTGATCTAGCAGAACTTTAATTTGATGTTTAACTAGCTTTGACTGTTGTCTGTTTGCTGCTGAGTTTAATCAAAGTTAAAACACCAAAAATACAAtgacaaaagaaggaaatgttCATGACTCAACATATTAAGTGTGAAGGGAAGCCATgctaatgaaaataataataagccagGGAGTTGAGTTCAAAATGATGAGGGTTTTTGTAAATTCCTGTAGAGCTTGTTTCCCTCCCCAACCTTTGTCACTGTGTCAGCTATGGAATCTCCATCATTCCCAACAAAACCAAAGTAATTCCTGACAAACTGCAAAAGCCATACATCTGCCGTTTCTTTCACACGTGCCTTAATGGGACATGGAAAacattacataataataataataataataataataaagagataTAGACTCACCATTTTGGATCTCTAGGAGGAGTAATGATAATAAGAGAAGTACCCAGAGCTTCATAATGAATAGTTCCAGGTATACAGGAGCTTGTTCAGTTTCACAAGA
The window above is part of the Ictalurus punctatus breed USDA103 chromosome 8, Coco_2.0, whole genome shotgun sequence genome. Proteins encoded here:
- the pdgfrl gene encoding platelet-derived growth factor receptor-like protein, giving the protein MKLWVLLLLSLLLLEIQNGVSQQTKGKKDASFRPGRKRVKGRNPKVKDKEVGGKVQSILTQVLDKGRFLRLGDHIILSPGKTLELRCKGTKIGWAYPSYLDTFNDSRLSITQNEKFSQLTLTSPSAADTGEYSCWVILCDGDECEKDPDHTSTTYIYFTDKDELFIPSPIHFEIVFLRPDKPATVPCRVTTPKTTVSLHREMPPEEILADGNLISYNPTKGFILQNPSHEHMGAFYCKARSPTKNTPQVSTKYQLLYVEVPSGPPYATIQASSNEVSGGDIFNITCTVLGEPEMDVKFKWTYPGQDQRPVSIQDSRRLINRGVGQITRISESVMIVDDVETIDFGNYICTAKNDHGETSVATKVNSYH